Genomic DNA from Desulfonema ishimotonii:
GATATCAGAGACCATCGTTATCGGAAAAACAGATTGAGGGTAAGAGAAAGGGTTTATGGAGTATATCTGGAAAAAAATCAAGGCCGTGATCAAGGCGCGTATTCCCGGTCACAGCTACAGGATGTGGATCGAACCTATCGGCTTTGTGCGCGACGATGATGACGCAATCGTACTCTCCTGCCCCAATTTTTTTTCCAAAAAGCGGATTCAGGACCATTATCTTTCAATGATCGAATCCGAGGCCAGAAATATTTCCGGGAAGGCGTGTCCTTTTGTGCTGGAGATTGCCGGAAAAGAGAAGACCCGGCAGAAAAAACGCACGGCCGACAAAAACTTCAAACCCAGTCGCCAGATGGATCTGCCCCACGCCGGAGACGACCGGCCCCGCGCCCGCATGATGCGGAAGGAGTTCACATTTGACCGGTTCGTGGTGGGAAACAACAATGATTTCGCATACTCCGCCGCCCTTTCCCTGGCCTCCCAGAGCGACAGAAACCAGAGTTCCCTCTATCTCATGTCCGAGACCGGGATGGGAAAAAGCCATCTGTCTCAGGCCATCGGGCACCATATCCTAAACCATCATCCCAGGGATAATGTCTACTATATCACGGCAGAGGATTTTACCAACGAGATGGTGCAGGCGTTCCGCAATGACAACATCGGAAAATTCAAGGAGAAATACCGGCGACAGTGCGATGTGCTGCTGCTGGAGGATGTTCATTTCCTGACGGGAAAAGAGCGGACACAGGCCGAACTGGCCCTGGCCCTGGACTATCTTCTGAATGCGGACAAGAAGATCATCTTTACCAGCTGTTACCTGCCCACGGAAATCCCCAGACTCAATGACCGGCTCAAATCCCGCCTTTCAAGCGGCCTGATCTCAAACATCGAACCGCCGGATTTCAAAACCCGTCTGAAGATCCTGGAGCGGAAGCTGCGGCTCCAGAAGCTGAAAATGCCCAAACCGGTGGTCGAATATCTGGCCGGAGAGCTTTCGGAAAATGTGCGGCAGCTGGAGAGCGGTCTGGTGGGGGTAATGGCCAAGGCCTCTCTCATGGGGACACCCCTTGACCTCAGTTTGGCCGA
This window encodes:
- the dnaA gene encoding chromosomal replication initiator protein DnaA translates to MEYIWKKIKAVIKARIPGHSYRMWIEPIGFVRDDDDAIVLSCPNFFSKKRIQDHYLSMIESEARNISGKACPFVLEIAGKEKTRQKKRTADKNFKPSRQMDLPHAGDDRPRARMMRKEFTFDRFVVGNNNDFAYSAALSLASQSDRNQSSLYLMSETGMGKSHLSQAIGHHILNHHPRDNVYYITAEDFTNEMVQAFRNDNIGKFKEKYRRQCDVLLLEDVHFLTGKERTQAELALALDYLLNADKKIIFTSCYLPTEIPRLNDRLKSRLSSGLISNIEPPDFKTRLKILERKLRLQKLKMPKPVVEYLAGELSENVRQLESGLVGVMAKASLMGTPLDLSLAESVVRNIVRTSRKVTVDLIKETVCQHYKISTGDIVSKSRRKCIVRPRQMAIYLARKYTDQPLQVISRNFNRYHTTAIHSIAAVEKGLTSDVAMKKQLSFLCGKIETFQAPST